The sequence aaacacTGCATTTGTATCATCAGCTTGATTACAAGTCTGTTAGTGATTACAGTTCTTATAGCGGcctatatcatcagtattatgtacgagtatgtgtgtgtgtgtgtgtgtgtgtgtgtgtgtgtgtgtgtgtgtgtgtgtgtgtgtgtgtgtgtgtgtgtgtgtgtgtgtgtgtgtgtgtgtgtgtgtggtgtgtgtgtgtgtgttgactgacgttctgtgaatatatatatatatatatataatatatatattatatattatatatatatatatatatatatatatatatgtgtgtgtgtgtgtgtgtgtgtgtgtgtgtgtgtgtgtgtgtgtgtgtgtgtgtgtgtgtgtgtgtgtggtgactgaACGTTCtgtgaatatgtgaatatatatatatatatatatatatatatatatatatatatatatatattatatatatatatgtatatatatatatatatatatatatatatatatatatatatatatatatgtgtgtgtgtgtgtgtgtgtgtgtgtgtgtgtgtgtgtgtgtgtgtgtgtgtgtgtgtgtgactgaacgttctgtgaatatgtgaatatatatataaatgtatatatatttatatatatatatatatatatatatatatgtatgtatatatatatatatatatatatatatatatatatatatatatgtgtgtgtgtgtgtgtgtgtgtgtgtgtgtgtgtgtgtgtgtgtgtgtgtgtgtatgtgtgtgtgtgtgtgtgtgtgtgtgtgtttgtgttgtgtgtgcctacatatacatacacacagaacgttcaatcaacacatacacacacacacacacacacacacacacacacacacacacacacacacacacacatatatatatatatatatatatatatatatatatatatatatatatatatatatattacacacaaggCAATTTGTGGAAATTCGTATAAATAAAATCCTTGGACTttgatttatcttttattcaaaATTCACAACGGGAAGTCTATTTCGATTTAGCCatataccatctcatgttggggCTGCATGAGATGGTAAATACTGAATGATTATGACTATGACATTTCACTTAATCGTACATTATGCAAATGATAACAAGATATATAAGTTATTGATAGTCTTGTGGGTGATCTGACTGTCACCTGTATATAACTCATGTCatcttaatgataatggaatgaaCTAGGGTGCTTGTGAtcatgcatgtaaaaaaaaaaaaactcacttaaGATTACCTTATCACTTGTCGAGTGGTTAATATTATCACCTAACACATAGCATGATTTCTGAGTTGTTGCTACTCAGGAAATCTAGAAATCTAGGATTTGTGGTTTATTATTCGTAAGTAAGGAGATCGTGCCATAGTCTTGGAAGTTttacattaatactaatataacaaaaaaaatgcaagtcaATCGtcaatacttatatgtatatgtacatataaaaaaatacatatctacatTTCACAGTATTGTctacttttctatttatatatcaacacAACTCTACCATTTCTTGCATATAGATCTTTACAAACCGACACAAACTACTTGTCCAtctattcattttccttcctcgtgCGTCAATAAACCTCTGTTCAGGATGATTATCCTTTTCAAGAAGTGATGATGAAGACTTGTTCACCATCGTGTTTGGTTCGACCCGTAGCTTGTGGAGGGCCCTACCCGCCTGGAAATATTTCATGTGACATTTAAGCGAAGGGTCAGCCAGCAGGGCGGTCGCGAAATCTTGGAGAGGGGGATATTGTACACCAATTTGCAATtcgtaagtatttatataattaatatattgtaaattcATGCATGTTAATTACAGTAAGGAAAACAAATCTTATAACGACTGTTGAATATTCTCTCATCTTGGTCTTGTCCTAAATATGATCCTGGGGCGTTGTAAATGTGTCGGGGACTTGAGAAATGTGTCGCGGTTTGAGAAAGAGGTAgcaagtgtaaaaaaaataggaGCCAGTGATTTAGGATATATAGAAACGTGTattcaataaaaagaaagaaagaaagtaattaTTTTAGAGGTAGTCTAAGTTATAAAACTTATTCACAACATACACTTGATACAAATACCAACACCAATGTTTTCATATCAGTGATCACCAAATTCTGTTTTATGATTCTAATATGTTGTTAAGGGATTTTAAAGAACATGAacctgtatattttaaatatgatttaCAAAGAAATGTAGAATATTATTATAGATCATTCTGGGTGATAAACTTATTTTGTGAGTTTTACTTTTGTAACGAACTTTTTGTGATGTATGTAAAAGTAAGTCATGTTATAGAACCTGAATTGATGAAGAACTTTGAAAGTGATAATTACTCCTACAAACGTAGAATTAAAGTTCAGGAGTAataatctatttcatttatttatctatatttttttgtaaactctgctgataataaaaaaaaaaaatctgtcaaccaaaaatgaaattatgaaaCTTAATTCGGAAGACCGTTAGAAACAGTCTGAAAATACGTTAGAACTATTCTGACCGTTGATCAATGTTTTCAATTTTACCactcgaaaaaagaaagaaaaaaaaaaaactaacctttCCTGGTCCCTTTTAGGCTCGTTCCAAGGCTGGACTTCAGCTGACATGAGCAAAAGGTACAGCGTGCATGTGACCGCATAGATGATGGCTGTGATAATGAACACTAATCTCCAGGCGGCCAGTGACCATTGCTGGAATGATGGGGGAGATAGAtgggtaaacagatagatggatgaaggACGGAGCTTGTAACTTGAGTATATTATTCGATAGATAATGGATCCCTTGGtgggtaaggaagagagaaaaatggaaaaaatagagagatggataaggGACAGAACAAGACGATTAACAATTGTGTATATAATcacaagtagatagataatgaaactCATGCTGGACGAGGAAACAGGAGAGATATTTGGATAGCCTGATGGGCATAAGATGGCAACGGACACTTAGTAATTAGAGTTATATATCATATGGAAACTCTAATTAtgagatagataattaaatgtaGAAGGTTAATgggtaaggaagagagaataatggattgaaagatggaaaggggaatagaggtgaacaggtagacagacatatagacctatataataatgataatagtaactgataacagtcataaaaataatgataatgataatcaaactcGCAAATACAAAAATGCCACAAGATTAAGGTAAGAATAAGAGGCAAAAACCTCAGTCGGGTCTCACATTGCCGCTGGTGATGGCCCCCACAGTCGCAGGAGCAAGGAATCCCGTGGCCGAGCCAAAGGTGTTGGTGATTCCCAGCAGCGTACCCGCCAGGTTGGGGGCGATGTCCTGTTCTGCGAGAGTGTTTCCGCTGTAGGAAGCGCCATTGAATCCTACAGCCATGCACAACATTGCCATTGCAATCGCAGAGTTGCAGTTAACGAAGCACATTGCAATCAGAGCGACGGCTGGTATGTAGTGGGCTGCGGGGAGGTGGGAAGACTTTAGAATTTTGGTTTAGTCTTCTGTGTttggtatatgcatatacttatagacttgtacactacacacatatacaaacacacacacatactcgaaaGTTAGAGCCACTGTCCACGAAATGTTTTTGCACGAATTTGTGACATACCATCTCCATATTCTacacatcatgaaaaaaagagaaaagagaggagaaaaaaaaatatgacgaagAAACATGGAAATGAAAAGGGACGAACCGACTGCAGTGGAGAGCCTCCTGACCGTCCTGATCGACAGAACACCCACAGAGAAGAGCTTGTCCATGGAGATTCCCCAAAGGACGCCGAAAGCCCAAAGCACTGCGTAAGGAGTGGCTGAGAGGACGCCGCTCTGTGGGCGAAAGAAAGGAGTAGGTATAATGTTAGTAAGGAAAAGGGATGATGTTTGGTTATTCACTATTTCTTTTTACAAGAAGACACTTTCGTATGGAAGCGCACCATATGCAAAAACATAATTCTTACGTGCTAATTACACATACCTTACTGTTCCCTTATAGAGAGAAGTTTTCGTGATTAGGATTTTGAACATATCATTTATACAAGATCTTTTGAATGGGGAGTCACCAGTTAGAAAGTACGCATTGTATCACCCTtataattcttttgtttttgttttttcttctcgcttGTTAATTCTGCTGCCATTGTTGTTACAAGAGGACAATCGATCTATTGAATTATGATCTACAATATACCAAATAAAATTTACTACAACACAATAAACTCACAATCGAAAAACTATTATATTTCCTGATCTTACACTATTCATATCGAAATGCTGGATGTTGGCGAGGTATGTTGGAAGCTCCGTTAAGAGAGTGTAGAAGCCAAAACTACCACCTGTCATTATGAAAATACACGCCCACATTGGACCGGAAGTGACGATCTCTTTCCAGGAAATCGATACTATCTGTCAAGagttgttattcattatttttcatcacatAAATCTAAATCATATCTGTAACATTTTGGAGGTGGAGAGATGGTCGCCTTTCAAGGGAGTTAGAAATTCACAATACTTGGAAGATTGGCAGTTTGTTATAAAGATTATTGctaaatattcataaattatgcaattatatacGTATCACTCTGTACATGATGGTGCATGGAAATATCTGTATACCCTTCTACCTCTGCTTTCTTGACTGTTTCCTGATGACCTTGGATGAAGCTCAGTTCAGCCTGCGAGATCCTAGGATGTTTCTCAGGCCTATCGTGTGTCAGGAGGAACCAGGGAATACCCCACACTATCCCCAGAGCCCCGAAGACGTAGAAAACGGAAGGCCAACCCCCAAGGAACCCCGCGGAAATCAACCAGCCGCTCACAGGCAGGGAAATGACGGTGCCAATCTGCATGCCTGCGTGAATAATGTaagttaatgaatgaatgaatgtgtacgTGATGTGACGGATTATAATCGGAGACATTCTGCGTATATATTacgaatttatttttcctttatcttacTGGTTTATTCATCTCTTTGTAACAATTGAATTTACGAATATAAAGTTTACCAGTGAAATTTCAAGTAACTGATGTTTGTGCATTCTTCGTTTgacttataattttatataaaaaaggaaaatatcactGAAAATTTACCAATTTACCTCCGTATACAAAGGGACtgatttttgccttttcttcaGGAGGAAACCACGTCGCCATGATCGAATTTACTGCAGGCAACGACACCCCCTAGAAAAACAAGCCgcatccattaaaaaaaacaatatccatatctatgttttccctctatttcttaaCTGAGACCCTAAAATAAACCAGAGAgaagaaattatgaataaattcTCACCATTTCTTACCTGGGCGATCCCCATGGCGACCCGAGAAGCCACGAAGAACCCGGTGGAGATCCTGGCGCAGAGCGGAGACAAGAGGGCTATGCACGAAGAGACGACCGCTCCCAGACCGAAGACCAGGCGCCCTCCCAGGTACTCTGCCGCCCGCCCACCCAAGAGGTTGGTGCACGTGTAGCCATAGAAGAAAGCCCCCAGGATGAGCCCCTGCGTTTTCTCGTCCCAGTCAAACTCGCCTTCCTGGGGAGGGTGGAGTGGGTTGTATCCGGAGAGTGTTAGTAAGGGAGGGATTGTGTCTGTGCAGTTGCTTGTGTTCTGTCTTAATGTAGTAGATTCCCTCTGTTTTCCTTGTGGAGCGCGAGGCATAGAGTGGGTTTACCTCTATGCAGTGCGAGATATGGAGTTGGTTTTCCCTGTAAAGTAAGAGATGCAGAGTGGGTTTCCCCTgtggagtgatatatatatatatatatatatatatatatatatatatatatatatacatatatatatatataaatatatataatttactgatGATATGGAATGCCCGAGGAGAGTGGTAAATACTGGGTGGACTGTGTGATTTACTGAGTGGAGTGAGAGTGGGATCTGTACACTGAGGTGTTCTTATGACGGCTAAAGTTATCGCCTCTTGGCCCTGTGTGTGGGTTGCTCCTGGCTTGGTATAAGGCGGAATGAGTCTACATAACTTTATTCAAATGAAGGGTTGTTCCAGTGGTGTGTGGAGGATGGAGTGAGTTGATTGTGCGGAGTATGAATTATGTGGTGGAATGTATCTTTGGAATGTGAAGTACAGAGTGGTGTTTGTGGACTGTGGACTATATGGTGGATGTTCCTACTGGAGTGTTTATGTGGGTACGCATTTTGTGATCTGCTGTTATCTGTATGTTATAAGTGTGTGATAAAATGTAACCAGCACACCAGTTACTTTTTAATTCTGTCATGCAACAAAGTGTCCTCAACGTTCCAAATTCACCTcaaagaacaaacacaaacataacgtggcacatttaaaaaaatcaaaccatgaagaaaaacaaatgcaTAACAAATaagcaacccccccaaaaaaaaaagaaagaaagaaaaaaataataaaaacaagcacCCTATTTCTCAaagataccataaaaaaaaacatacacagaacTCAGTCTCACTGTATATCTATCCTCCGAATCGCTTGAATTTCCTTTAACTGGACAACTGTCATCGGTCGAGTTACTGTTATCAGGAATCTCTGTGGTTCCTGCCATGGCCACGATAGCGATGGACAGGTTTACACGCAAGGAGTATTCGACAGCAAGGCCGAAAAACATCAGCATTCCCAAAGTATAGCGAACTGCCCAGCATTCTTTACCTGGTTAgaatgctgttattatcattattattattataaatatcattattactatcactgtcatcatcattatcatcataatatcatcatcattcattattatcactactactatcataactattattgttgttactactactactactactattgttattggtgttattattctttaaaattattattgctgttgtagttattattataatcattattataattgttatcattattattactatcattgtcatcattagtgttattattactatctattattactattgttattcttaatattattattattattagtagtagcagtagtagtagtagtagtagtaattgaagtagtagtagttgcggtaggagtagtagcagtagtagcggtAGCgttagcagtagtagaagtagaagttgtagtagtagtagtagtagtagtagtattgttattgttttgttatttcatcatcaacatcgcc comes from Penaeus monodon isolate SGIC_2016 chromosome 2, NSTDA_Pmon_1, whole genome shotgun sequence and encodes:
- the LOC119580863 gene encoding putative inorganic phosphate cotransporter produces the protein MASSLNLAEHMEEVEKEGIFVVKNERRKSAETASGNETSKECWAVRYTLGMLMFFGLAVEYSLRVNLSIAIVAMAGTTEIPDNSNSTDDSCPVKGNSSDSEDRYTEGEFDWDEKTQGLILGAFFYGYTCTNLLGGRAAEYLGGRLVFGLGAVVSSCIALLSPLCARISTGFFVASRVAMGIAQGVSLPAVNSIMATWFPPEEKAKISPFVYGGMQIGTVISLPVSGWLISAGFLGGWPSVFYVFGALGIVWGIPWFLLTHDRPEKHPRISQAELSFIQGHQETVKKAEIVSISWKEIVTSGPMWACIFIMTGGSFGFYTLLTELPTYLANIQHFDMNSSGVLSATPYAVLWAFGVLWGISMDKLFSVGVLSIRTVRRLSTAVAHYIPAVALIAMCFVNCNSAIAMAMLCMAVGFNGASYSGNTLAEQDIAPNLAGTLLGITNTFGSATGFLAPATVGAITSGNQWSLAAWRLVFIITAIIYAVTCTLYLLLMSAEVQPWNEPKRDQERRVGPSTSYGSNQTRW